A single region of the Deferrivibrio essentukiensis genome encodes:
- a CDS encoding thiamine phosphate synthase, producing the protein MNEVIFILNYESFKDRLFDTALKTAPYADKIWFRIKSESAAVIFKLAKELRNILPDKYLILSERPEIAHILNYNAVHLNHTCSKLICLKKIFTKLDFGYSAHTIAEIKEKQEFDYFTLSPIFMTDKPYEVKPLGVIDVSSINKKIYALGGINISNVNSLKNKGYSGIAGISLYKYLESIKKLLT; encoded by the coding sequence ATGAATGAAGTTATTTTTATTCTTAACTATGAGTCATTTAAAGATAGACTCTTTGATACTGCACTCAAAACAGCGCCTTACGCCGATAAGATTTGGTTTAGAATCAAGTCCGAAAGTGCGGCTGTAATCTTCAAATTGGCAAAAGAACTTAGAAATATTTTACCTGATAAGTATCTTATCCTCTCAGAGAGACCGGAAATAGCGCATATTTTAAACTATAATGCAGTCCATCTTAATCACACCTGTTCAAAACTGATTTGTCTAAAAAAGATATTTACCAAATTGGATTTTGGCTATTCTGCCCACACTATTGCTGAAATTAAAGAAAAACAAGAGTTTGATTACTTTACATTGAGTCCCATTTTTATGACAGATAAACCATACGAAGTAAAACCTTTAGGGGTAATAGATGTGAGTAGTATAAACAAAAAAATTTATGCGCTCGGTGGTATTAACATTTCAAACGTAAATAGCTTAAAAAATAAGGGATACTCAGGCATTGCCGGAATATCCCTTTATAAGTATCTTGAAAGTATCAAAAAATTGTTAACCTAA
- a CDS encoding IclR family transcriptional regulator encodes MANKQNVKLVQSVYHALQLFEVFRTSEKREEYGVTELSKTLGLHKNNVFRLLATLESRGYIEQNQFTENYRLGIGIFNLGQKFVNKLGLLKLAKPFMEKIVAETKESVYIGILREGAVIYLDIVEADQTVRIVSRVGKDAPAYCTAIGKIQLAYASEEEINKVYMGARLKRYTDNTITSLPELKKHLKTVSEKDYAFDDEEFEESVRCIAVPVKDYLGVPVAALSVTGPACRMSYERMNNEILPVVQKYAREISKRLGFHG; translated from the coding sequence ATGGCTAATAAACAAAACGTAAAGCTTGTTCAGTCAGTTTATCATGCCCTTCAGCTTTTTGAAGTTTTCAGGACTTCAGAAAAGAGGGAAGAATACGGAGTAACTGAGCTTAGTAAGACTTTGGGGTTGCATAAAAATAACGTTTTTAGGCTTCTTGCTACTCTTGAATCTCGCGGTTATATTGAACAAAACCAGTTTACCGAAAACTACAGACTTGGCATCGGTATTTTTAATCTCGGGCAGAAGTTTGTTAATAAACTTGGCCTACTAAAGCTTGCCAAACCTTTTATGGAAAAGATTGTAGCTGAGACAAAGGAGTCTGTTTATATAGGTATTTTGCGTGAAGGTGCCGTAATATATCTTGATATAGTTGAAGCTGACCAGACAGTAAGGATTGTATCAAGGGTAGGAAAAGATGCACCTGCTTATTGCACTGCTATTGGTAAGATTCAGCTTGCCTACGCTTCAGAAGAGGAAATTAATAAGGTTTATATGGGGGCAAGACTTAAGAGGTATACAGATAATACTATTACTTCTTTGCCAGAATTAAAAAAGCATCTTAAAACTGTATCTGAAAAGGACTACGCTTTTGATGATGAGGAGTTTGAAGAGTCTGTCAGATGTATCGCTGTGCCTGTAAAGGATTATTTGGGTGTCCCTGTTGCAGCTCTTAGCGTTACTGGCCCTGCTTGCAGGATGAGTTATGAGAGAATGAATAACGAAATCCTACCTGTTGTACAGAAGTATGCAAGGGAGATTTCAAAGAGGCTCGGTTTTCACGGTTAG
- a CDS encoding cytochrome ubiquinol oxidase subunit I yields MNYPIWISEALSGAQLIAIIAVFHVFISHFAVGMGLYVVIAEKIAIKSGNLEEKIFVKKSSALILLISAVLGALTGVGIWFSIALVSPAGTAALIHIFVWGWATEWVFFVLEIFAILAYYYTWNKVSDNTHVFLGWLYFIGAWMSLAIIAGIIAFQLTPGTYLENKSFWGAFFNQTYFPSVIGRTGISFVLAGIYATLVLSFTKNKEIKVKYGRFTGYFIIAGAVLTFLGMYWWVQAIPENVREQFLGGNEILSSFYNNSIYLTVALIGLAAIFTLAIPKYMNIAFALVLLILGQISFGYYEFTRERVRKPYVIRDFMYSNGILKSEVEKIKDVGFLNYDKWATVGQPNDEIGKGRGIYNSQCRVCHMPKGFNEMYSKVEGLTAEDLYGMLDDLDANPLMPPFAGNDEDKMALSKYLEKIGQGGK; encoded by the coding sequence ATGAATTATCCCATCTGGATAAGTGAAGCTTTATCAGGAGCTCAGTTAATTGCAATTATAGCTGTTTTTCACGTATTTATCTCACATTTTGCAGTAGGTATGGGGCTATATGTTGTAATAGCTGAAAAAATTGCCATCAAATCAGGTAACTTAGAAGAAAAAATATTTGTCAAAAAGAGCAGTGCATTAATTCTGCTGATTTCTGCAGTGTTAGGTGCACTTACTGGGGTAGGAATATGGTTTAGTATAGCTCTTGTTTCCCCTGCAGGAACTGCTGCATTAATACATATCTTTGTATGGGGTTGGGCAACCGAATGGGTATTCTTTGTCCTTGAAATATTTGCAATCCTTGCTTACTACTACACGTGGAATAAGGTCTCTGACAATACACACGTCTTTTTAGGGTGGCTATATTTTATCGGGGCATGGATGAGCCTTGCTATAATAGCCGGAATTATTGCATTTCAATTAACACCCGGAACTTACCTTGAAAACAAGAGCTTCTGGGGAGCATTTTTTAATCAAACCTACTTTCCGTCAGTAATAGGTAGAACAGGGATATCATTTGTATTGGCGGGGATATATGCCACACTTGTGCTTTCATTTACCAAAAATAAAGAGATAAAGGTAAAATATGGCAGATTTACGGGATATTTTATAATTGCCGGAGCTGTTTTGACATTTTTGGGGATGTATTGGTGGGTGCAGGCAATACCTGAAAACGTCAGAGAACAATTTTTGGGCGGCAATGAGATTTTATCAAGCTTCTACAATAACTCTATCTATCTTACAGTAGCCCTTATAGGTCTTGCAGCTATTTTCACGCTTGCTATACCAAAATACATGAACATTGCATTTGCATTAGTGCTTCTCATATTAGGTCAGATTAGCTTTGGCTATTATGAATTTACAAGGGAAAGAGTAAGAAAGCCATATGTCATTAGAGATTTTATGTACTCTAACGGTATATTGAAAAGTGAAGTTGAAAAGATTAAAGATGTTGGTTTTTTAAATTATGATAAATGGGCAACAGTCGGGCAACCTAACGACGAAATAGGTAAAGGGCGAGGGATATACAACTCTCAGTGTAGAGTTTGCCATATGCCGAAAGGATTTAACGAAATGTACTCAAAGGTGGAGGGGCTCACAGCTGAAGACCTTTACGGTATGCTTGATGATTTGGATGCAAATCCGCTTATGCCTCCATTTGCCGGAAATGATGAGGACAAAATGGCACTTTCAAAGTATCTTGAAAAAATAGGTCAAGGAGGTAAATAA
- a CDS encoding RluA family pseudouridine synthase yields MKIIYFDNHLIVAFKPFGVATQKSLEHKDNLEDQVKEWLKKKYDKPGNVFLHAVHRLDLMTAGIVVLAKTEKALKRMNESIKKGEFNKIYFAVVEGSLKEPKGELVHYLKHKDFKTDISETQKDGYKKCELEYEVLERVKGVSLVKIKLLTGRYHQIRGQFSYIGNPVVGDAKYGSKTKYGKNKIALIHKEVELVHPIKKEKMTFSVDLPKEWPWDIFKGSGS; encoded by the coding sequence GTGAAGATTATATATTTTGACAATCATTTGATTGTTGCGTTCAAACCTTTTGGGGTTGCCACTCAAAAATCTCTGGAACATAAAGATAACCTGGAAGATCAAGTTAAAGAATGGTTAAAAAAGAAATATGATAAGCCGGGGAACGTGTTTCTACATGCAGTTCATAGATTGGATTTGATGACTGCCGGAATCGTTGTTTTGGCAAAAACAGAAAAAGCACTGAAAAGAATGAATGAGAGTATTAAGAAAGGGGAATTTAATAAAATATATTTTGCTGTGGTTGAGGGTAGTTTGAAAGAGCCGAAAGGGGAGTTAGTACATTACCTTAAACACAAGGATTTTAAGACGGATATTTCCGAAACTCAAAAAGATGGTTATAAAAAGTGCGAACTTGAATACGAGGTTTTGGAAAGAGTAAAAGGGGTGAGTCTTGTAAAGATAAAGCTTTTAACAGGCAGATATCATCAGATAAGAGGGCAGTTTTCATATATCGGAAACCCTGTGGTGGGGGATGCTAAATATGGCAGTAAAACCAAATATGGTAAAAACAAAATAGCACTGATTCATAAAGAGGTGGAGCTTGTCCACCCCATAAAAAAAGAAAAAATGACTTTTAGCGTTGATTTGCCAAAAGAATGGCCATGGGACATTTTTAAAGGAAGCGGAAGCTAA
- a CDS encoding class I SAM-dependent methyltransferase, which produces MENIYKVLDSGDERKLEQLGDLIIDRPCAQAFWPKRKDNRVWSSADATFDRGEKNVWHFSGKKVEYKVVKYHNYFFKLKFTDFGHIGIFPEHISTWNLMEKNSKKDDKILNLFGYTGGATIAGIATGAIVTHVDASQKINDWAKENVNLNRLDINRVRWITDDVIKFLKREVKRGNKYNGFVMDPPTFGRGSKGEVFKIEKDMGKIMELVVQLMSDNCRYVILSCHTPGFTPKVLENILCSYIDTKKGSFYSHELLISSDTLPIPSGAVSYWLSK; this is translated from the coding sequence ATGGAAAATATTTATAAAGTTTTGGATTCGGGGGATGAGAGGAAGCTTGAGCAGCTTGGAGATTTGATAATAGATAGACCTTGTGCCCAAGCATTTTGGCCGAAAAGAAAGGATAATAGAGTATGGAGTAGTGCCGATGCTACTTTTGACAGAGGTGAAAAAAATGTTTGGCATTTTAGTGGGAAAAAAGTTGAGTATAAGGTCGTTAAATATCACAATTATTTTTTCAAATTAAAATTTACAGACTTTGGACATATTGGTATTTTCCCTGAGCATATCTCTACGTGGAATCTGATGGAGAAAAACTCAAAAAAAGATGATAAGATTTTAAATCTATTTGGCTATACTGGCGGTGCTACAATTGCAGGAATTGCTACAGGTGCTATTGTTACACATGTTGATGCTTCTCAAAAGATAAATGACTGGGCAAAAGAGAATGTAAACTTAAACAGGCTTGATATTAACAGGGTCAGATGGATTACGGATGATGTTATTAAATTTTTAAAGAGAGAAGTAAAACGTGGAAATAAATATAACGGTTTTGTAATGGACCCTCCCACGTTTGGCAGGGGGAGTAAGGGTGAAGTATTCAAAATAGAGAAGGATATGGGCAAAATTATGGAGCTTGTTGTTCAGCTTATGTCCGATAATTGTAGGTATGTGATTCTTTCTTGCCATACACCCGGATTTACACCAAAAGTCCTGGAAAATATACTTTGTTCTTACATTGATACTAAAAAAGGCAGCTTCTATAGTCATGAGCTTTTGATAAGTTCAGATACCCTTCCAATACCATCTGGAGCTGTTTCTTACTGGCTTTCAAAGTGA
- a CDS encoding DUF4405 domain-containing protein, whose product MSFRKIVSLTTLLSFLVMCYTGLILIIVPEGRVAYWGGWQLLGLNKSQYGELHTATSLLFLIVSILHIYLNWKAIMQYLKNRAKNFVLFTPNFVVALIITTAVFMGAYYKVSPFSDLFIWQSDVDDYWADKYGEPPFGHAELVGLKNFSKKMDLDFTKVKEILNKNGIKYDNENETLLQIAKKNNKTPQDIYLLIKDAEIGADINEVKPETSKVEEKMPAEGSGLGKKNILSVIEEYGLDKNLAFSNLKKAGIKFDEKSLMKDMAAQIGVTPIDLFKIMKEGR is encoded by the coding sequence ATGAGTTTTAGAAAAATTGTATCATTGACAACCTTGTTGTCATTTTTAGTCATGTGCTACACAGGACTTATTTTAATTATAGTTCCTGAAGGTAGAGTTGCATATTGGGGAGGGTGGCAGCTTCTTGGACTTAACAAAAGTCAATACGGTGAGCTTCATACCGCTACTTCATTATTGTTTCTTATTGTTTCTATTTTACACATATACCTTAACTGGAAGGCAATAATGCAGTACCTGAAAAACAGAGCAAAGAATTTTGTATTGTTTACCCCAAATTTTGTTGTGGCTTTAATAATAACTACGGCAGTTTTTATGGGTGCTTATTACAAGGTTTCCCCTTTTAGCGACCTTTTTATATGGCAGTCCGATGTAGATGACTATTGGGCTGACAAATATGGGGAGCCCCCTTTTGGGCATGCTGAGCTTGTAGGGCTTAAAAACTTTTCCAAAAAGATGGATTTGGATTTTACAAAGGTAAAAGAAATTTTAAATAAAAATGGCATTAAGTATGACAATGAAAACGAAACTTTGCTGCAGATTGCAAAGAAAAACAATAAAACACCTCAGGATATTTATCTGTTAATTAAAGATGCTGAAATTGGGGCAGATATTAATGAAGTAAAGCCTGAAACTTCTAAAGTTGAAGAAAAGATGCCTGCTGAAGGTTCGGGGCTCGGTAAAAAGAATATATTGAGTGTAATTGAGGAATATGGACTTGATAAAAATTTAGCTTTTTCCAACCTCAAAAAGGCTGGGATAAAGTTTGATGAAAAAAGTCTTATGAAGGATATGGCTGCTCAAATTGGAGTAACGCCAATAGATTTGTTTAAAATTATGAAAGAAGGCCGATAA
- a CDS encoding YihY/virulence factor BrkB family protein, translating to MKSTLKKILTSFLLSIHYFNKNNLILNAGALTFYFIISLVPVFLLILTISNIIAISNAEVIFNILNSMKNLNEEAVSFFYKIISNSKSINIFSFGISGIISILLTSLLFSKSLNISFVNIMDIKQKKLVGILLPFLLNISGLIILLTALLLKVGLLFVHKLLFKYVNIDLSYIVTILSNLLLAPKLLVFLIIFLSYYFLSGRKFSFKTSFFMALLFSFSIYLLNRLYFVFISINYYKAVYGQIGLVIFSLYWLYFIFILYLFFAQFGACLTDFKIYTTKFWIQKGRKLNKLYNKIFPENLDKNFLSIEEREDILKLKNSNLLIVEGYIKIKNNGKTILKQAGDLVKIDDDNIDKIADIANLQVISLKD from the coding sequence ATGAAGTCTACTTTAAAAAAAATACTAACATCTTTTTTGCTCTCAATTCATTACTTCAATAAAAACAATCTCATACTCAACGCCGGAGCACTTACATTTTACTTTATCATATCACTTGTCCCTGTGTTTTTATTAATTTTGACAATCTCAAACATTATTGCCATCTCAAATGCAGAAGTTATTTTCAATATCCTAAACTCAATGAAAAATTTAAATGAAGAAGCTGTTTCATTCTTTTACAAAATAATATCGAATTCTAAAAGTATAAATATTTTCTCTTTTGGAATTTCGGGCATTATTTCAATTTTGTTAACATCCTTGCTGTTTTCTAAGAGTTTGAATATCTCTTTTGTAAATATTATGGACATAAAGCAGAAAAAATTAGTAGGGATATTGCTCCCTTTTTTGCTAAACATATCTGGGCTTATAATCTTATTAACGGCTCTATTACTAAAAGTCGGACTTTTGTTTGTCCACAAATTATTATTTAAGTATGTAAACATTGATTTGAGCTATATTGTTACAATCTTAAGCAACCTTCTTTTGGCACCAAAGCTACTGGTATTTTTGATAATTTTTCTAAGCTACTATTTTTTGTCCGGAAGGAAGTTTTCTTTTAAAACCTCATTTTTTATGGCTTTACTATTCTCCTTTTCAATTTATTTGCTTAACAGACTTTATTTTGTCTTCATAAGTATAAACTATTATAAAGCAGTCTACGGGCAAATAGGGCTCGTGATTTTTAGTCTTTACTGGCTTTACTTTATATTTATTTTATATCTTTTTTTCGCACAGTTTGGAGCTTGTCTGACAGATTTCAAAATTTATACTACCAAATTTTGGATACAAAAGGGGAGAAAATTAAACAAACTATACAATAAGATTTTTCCCGAAAACTTAGATAAAAACTTTTTATCGATAGAAGAAAGAGAGGATATATTAAAGCTTAAGAATTCCAATCTGTTAATAGTTGAAGGGTACATTAAGATTAAAAACAACGGCAAAACAATACTCAAACAGGCCGGAGATTTAGTGAAAATAGATGATGATAATATAGACAAAATAGCAGATATAGCTAATTTACAGGTTATAAGTTTAAAGGATTAA
- a CDS encoding ABC transporter ATP-binding protein, with translation MLEIRNLNVILENINKRIYILRNISLTIDGGEILGLVGESGSGKTVLGKTVLGLTAFPIKKLSGDIIFEKTVIDEDNVHKFRGKKISMIFQNPTSCLNPVFTIKNQIIETIRNSNPDINASQAKRIAIELLKKVEIDHPDQRLDSYPHNLSGGMNQRVMIALALATNPEILIADEPTTALDVTVQSSIIDLLKNLNKNYNLSILFITHDLNLIINIADRVAVIYAGEILEIVSKEDLKIKRFKHPYTELLNRCIPTLEEKKDILTTIPGEITNNTEIYENRCIFYDRCPRKLEICKNKKPVFENNYKCFNPLNL, from the coding sequence ATGTTGGAAATAAGAAATCTAAATGTAATTTTGGAAAATATCAATAAAAGAATTTATATTTTGAGAAATATTTCCTTAACTATCGACGGTGGAGAGATTTTAGGTCTTGTAGGGGAATCGGGGAGTGGGAAAACTGTTCTCGGGAAAACTGTTTTAGGGTTAACTGCTTTTCCAATTAAAAAGTTATCAGGAGACATAATTTTTGAGAAGACAGTGATTGATGAAGATAATGTCCATAAGTTTCGCGGTAAAAAAATTTCCATGATATTTCAAAACCCTACATCTTGTCTTAATCCTGTCTTTACAATAAAAAATCAAATAATCGAAACTATAAGAAATTCAAATCCTGATATAAATGCAAGTCAAGCAAAGAGGATAGCAATCGAGTTGCTTAAAAAGGTTGAAATTGACCATCCTGACCAGCGCCTTGACAGTTATCCCCACAATTTAAGTGGGGGGATGAATCAGAGGGTAATGATAGCACTTGCACTTGCTACTAATCCTGAAATTTTAATAGCAGATGAGCCTACCACTGCTCTTGATGTAACTGTTCAGTCAAGTATTATAGATTTGTTGAAAAATCTTAACAAAAATTACAATTTGAGCATACTTTTTATAACGCATGATCTAAATCTTATCATTAATATTGCTGACAGAGTTGCTGTGATTTACGCAGGGGAAATTTTAGAGATTGTCAGCAAGGAAGATTTGAAAATAAAAAGATTCAAACATCCCTACACTGAGCTTTTAAATAGATGTATTCCTACACTTGAAGAAAAGAAGGATATACTGACAACTATTCCCGGTGAAATTACAAATAATACGGAAATTTATGAAAATAGGTGTATTTTTTATGACAGGTGCCCAAGAAAACTTGAAATATGCAAAAATAAAAAGCCGGTATTTGAAAATAATTACAAATGTTTTAATCCTTTAAACTTATAA